Within the Deltaproteobacteria bacterium genome, the region CACGAGAAGCTCCGTGTAGCGCAGCTCGACGGTGATGACGTCGCCGGGCAGGATGTTGCCGACCCGCATGGAAAACACGTTCGGCCGGTCCTGCTCGAGCAGCGACGCCGTCTTGCCGGCGGCGACGGCGTGGTCGTATTCGCGGCGCGCCTGCTTTCGCTCGCGCACCTCCGCGACGATGACGCGGTCGCCCACGGTCATCTTCATGCCGTAGACCGCCGCGCGGGTGGACGCGGGGAACACGTAGCGCGCCGAGAT harbors:
- a CDS encoding trypsin; amino-acid sequence: MHARHRILAILVTAWAAFAAAPRPAAADPDGADADRTLSPYFFVDGGDPGVEALPLRSTSADVRIAGVIADVTVTQVYENRGSKPISARYVFPASTRAAVYGMKMTVGDRVIVAEVRERKQARREYDHAVAAGKTASLLEQDRPNVFSMRVGNILPGDVITVELRYTELLV